In Cloacibacillus sp., the genomic stretch TTTATCGGCACGGGGAAGATATTGTTCGGCGTCGCGCTGGTGGAAAACGCTGACAAAGAGCTGGCGGTCGCCGAATGTATTTTGCCGCGCGATATCATAAAGCGGGAAAAAGAGCTGCTGGCCTTGGCTAAGGAACGGCAGTCAAATCTCTATATAGGGGGAGCCGACCTTCTGCTCGTGGACGAGATCGGCAAAAACATCAGCGGCGCCGGCATGGACCCCAACGTCACTGGACGTCCGCCGACGGGAGCCGCGGGTTTCCCCACGCCGCCGGCGAAACAGATCGCCGTTCTCGGCATCACACCCTGCTCCGGCGGCAACGCGATCGGCATCGGCATGTCGGATATAATATCCTTGGAGCTGGCCCGGTCGATCGAATTTTCTTCGACCTATACGAACGCCCTCACCGCGGGCGTAATCGCCGCGGGACGGATACCGATGATCGCGAACAACGAGACCGACGTTATATTGTTTTTGATGATGACCCTCGGCAGGAGCACGCCGCGGGAGCTGAAGATAATACATATCAAAAATACCTCAGAATTGAAAAAGATAGAGGTATCGGAGAATATGGCGAATGAAATAGAGGAAAAAAGAGGTAGAATAAATATAGCGGAGGGCGTACAGCCATTATTTCTTAAGAAAACAGATAAAATAAGACGACTGCTGTAGACACCGGTCACGAAAATGACCGCACAAGTAATACTCTAGGAGGTGGCGATGCCGTTTATAACGTAAATGTTTCGACGGCGCTCACGAATGGGCTCAGATGTTAATCTATCCACAATAATCTACGAAAAGATCAAAAAAGACATCATTGAGATGCGGCGCGAACCGGATACCTACCTTCTGGAGCGACAGGTGGCGGCAGAACACAGCACCAGCAGGACGCCCGTCCGGGAGGCGATAAAGCGCCTCATGCAGGAGGGCTGGCTCGTCGGCGAGGACCGCTGCCGCACGAAGATAAGCGACCTCAATCTCACCGCCTGCCATGACGTCTTCAACGTACGTATGATGATAGAACACTACGCCCTGACCGAGACCTTTTCCAGGGGCGAGGGACGCGCGCTGGCGGGAAAGCTAGACGTCGAAATGAAAAAAATGGCATCGCTGGAGGACGACCCCATCGCCTTCGTCAGGGCCGACGTGGGCTTTCATTCCGTGATCGTCGAACATATCGGCAACGCCCTGCTGACAAAAATCTGGCGCAGCATCTCCGACGAAATCATCAGGATATCCATCTTCGCGATGGACGAACAGCGCCAGCCGGAGAAGATCGTCCTTGAGCACGCGAAGATCGTGGACGCGCTCTGGAACCACGCCCCGGAT encodes the following:
- a CDS encoding lactate racemase domain-containing protein codes for the protein MNFSPIGYNVKNTGVSSIPMHEVRQSFDDSKIGDVGEHLTAALGALPLPPLAGKRVAVTAGSRGIAKITTVTKLIVDFLKNRGANVFIVPAMGSHGGGTAEGQKKVLEEYSITEESMGVPIVSDMSTLFIGETKSGVKIACGGVAFDADHIVVVNRVKAHSDFKAEYESGLCKMMMVGLGKHVGAATVHKAGSDSFGRLLPEAAEVFIGTGKILFGVALVENADKELAVAECILPRDIIKREKELLALAKERQSNLYIGGADLLLVDEIGKNISGAGMDPNVTGRPPTGAAGFPTPPAKQIAVLGITPCSGGNAIGIGMSDIISLELARSIEFSSTYTNALTAGVIAAGRIPMIANNETDVILFLMMTLGRSTPRELKIIHIKNTSELKKIEVSENMANEIEEKRGRINIAEGVQPLFLKKTDKIRRLL
- a CDS encoding GntR family transcriptional regulator — protein: MGSDVNLSTIIYEKIKKDIIEMRREPDTYLLERQVAAEHSTSRTPVREAIKRLMQEGWLVGEDRCRTKISDLNLTACHDVFNVRMMIEHYALTETFSRGEGRALAGKLDVEMKKMASLEDDPIAFVRADVGFHSVIVEHIGNALLTKIWRSISDEIIRISIFAMDEQRQPEKIVLEHAKIVDALWNHAPDLLTTLDNHMNHILEGMERCFERRDGEKEPAGSR